Within the Pseudorasbora parva isolate DD20220531a chromosome 20, ASM2467924v1, whole genome shotgun sequence genome, the region TCATCTTTCTGCTATTCTGGTGATGTTGAATAGCTAAACTCAAGGCTGAATAAGTTTAGAAACCATTGAAGTGTGTCTATTTCTGGACCTGCCTTAAAGCACTGCTGGGCTAAAGCAAAAAGTTGGTGCGAGAACACAAAGCGTCTGTTTCTGATTTTATTGACTGACTACTTAATTACAGAGCTATGCGGTTCAGATGCGTTCACTGTTGAATCTTGTCTTCTGTCATCTGTGTGCGTATACACTGTCAAAATGGCGCTGAATGCACTGCAGTAGGACCCCTGCTGGCTGTCCACTGGAAGTGACTCTGACGCTCCAGCCCAGGGCCTTCAAGGTcatctgtgtctgtgcctctgcTCCAGTCATACCTTATTCTGTTGAGGACACCctccagctgtgtgtgtgttccagtATCAGCCGAAGGAAAGGGGATGGGGTTATTCACAAAGCTGCTAGGGAATTAGTACCACGCTAATGCCACGTCAGCGCTGATTACAGAGATGCTGATTGTCCCACTGCCCAAGTCTGATCTGCTTAAGAGAGGCTTGTTAACCTGTGCTACTAAACAACACCTCACACTTTCACCTTCTGCAACCCTTTCTCCTTGTGCAACCCTTTCTCCTTGTATCTAATCTGTTTGTTCAGCAGTTTGGGACACATCCTTTTGCTTCAGATTTGCTAGAAGGCAAAGCCGACTTGCTGTTTAATTCAATGCAGGCTGCTTTGGTTttactatattagtgaggacattgcatagACTTTTATTGATTTTCTATCAGGGTGATTACATTTTCTCTGGCCTAACCCAACACCTACTTTACAAAACAGATTTTGGActatttataagcctttttaacttgTGTGGAGCAATGTAatgtatacaatatatttaTTGAGAGGACATTCGGCCCTGACAAAGACATATCCGGTAAAACGTTGCAATGCAATAAATTGGAGCAGATTAATCTGTGTGCAGACATCACATTTGTTTTTTGCTTAAGTGATTTCTTTTGTCCTGGCTGCACCTGAGCCCTGTTTGGGTTTAAGGATGTGCATGCTTTCTTTGTATTATTGACCTCAAGTACAGCCAGACCTTTacacaggtgtgtgtttgtgtatatcTTCACCCTGATATTGTTAATAGTTTGTGTTAGTGATGTTTGCACACACACTGTAGTGTGTTCAACATTGTATGTTTGATAGATGAGCATGTATATAAGACTCTTGGGACTTATATATGCGTTGATTGTTGGTATAAGCACCGAACGATAAATTGGAGCGAGTCAGCAGGGCTTTGCTTTTAACACACAAAGTGCTGAGAACATGCCATAAGCAAGGTCGTACCAATCAATGCAGTATTaattaaattgtgtgtgtgtgtgtgtgtgtgtgtgtttgtgaaagaGTGTACTTAAGTGACCTTTTATTTTGGCTCTGAGTGTGATGTTGGGGTTGACTGGGTCTTTGGGTCAGGATGGTTGACTAGTCATTAACAACGGTTTGTGCAGTGAGTTcatcacatttgttttaatttttgaaaataaaaatgctttatttaaataattttatattttagtgcAATATTTAAAGAGATGCATCTTTACCAAGAGGATTTATACTAAAATTTAACCtaaattaatttgtattattattgacTTCTGCTATTGTTAGCCCAAGATGCTCAAGACTGAATCAGGAACGTTATGTTTGTTTCTTTCTGAAAATCTGGAAATGGCAAAAAgctcacttaaagggttacttcagcgattagcatatggctttgtatcagtagaaaccagtatattcaaataattgtgctttcccccctcatatccctttgagacaagagatttatgcattttatttctggaaaaattcctcctatgatgcaaattgacgatatttgcgtcataggaggaatgaggaatttataatatttaagtTTATAACGTCTCTTGTGTTGTTCAGTCATGgcatattttgtttaatttataaaaatagtTTACAAATAAGTGTTTATGCAGTCATGGCATGTTGCTTTTttggttttcattttttaacTTGTTTCTTATTTTCGTatatttattacttgaaaaaCTTGGaacacaattttaaaaaagtatatcatttttatttttattaattttattaataaaaagtgTGTTGTTCAGTTAgcatatttttgtgttttgctTTGGTACCAAAATTGGTATTGAGAACTGTGGATTTTTACTGGTATTGGTACTGAATATTGACATTTTGGTACTGTGACAACACTACTGCTCAATATGAAAGATAAAAACAAATGAACTTTGAAACCTGACTTCTTTGCATTTTGTATTTTCAGTGCCTCTTTGCGAGGAGGGTTGTACATGAAAAAGaggaaacaacagaaagagaaGATGAGGAAGAGGAGAAGAGTTCTGACGAAGGCCTTCTGCTGCAGGCACACCACGCCAtggagaggatggaggagttTGTGCACAAGGTCAAAATCTCTTACATTCATCTCACACACCAGTACACATGCAAATTTTTTCACAGCTGAGACCCAGCTCACACCACAAGCACAGATGTGTGGGTTATCATTGAGTTTATACGTCGAGGGTCATACGGTGTAATTAAACAGATGACATCAACGCACCTGACACGAGCGGAGTGCTCACAGCTGCTTCTGAACGCACATGCCACAGTCCACCAATACGGAAATCATCCCTGCCAAACCAGACGCCCATCTCCTGGCTCCTGCAGCCTCTCATCTCAATCTTGTATTCAGAGTCTGCCATATGCAGAGGAACAGGAACTGAAAGCCGTCCTTTGTAGCGTGTGCTGCAATTCTGTGCCCTAAAAACCAGCTCAAGTTTagtttgctttttgagcccctTCTGCTTTAATGGCTCTTTCCTTCCTGCCTCCCTCTGGGGAAGAAGCCAAAGCTCTCTGTGTCGAAGAGCAAACACAGTGCGAGATCCAATCAGTGCCATTCACTATCAGCACTAAGGTACAGAGTCTTGAAAGGAGCACTTCTAGGAACGTAGACTTTGAGAACACATCTTGACAGATGACCGAAAGGCTTGTCTTGGAGTGTCAATCAAACAACCTGACCTAGATtcgtttgttttgttttatttatttaaatgtcttGATATGAACAGAGCCAAGAACACTTCTCAGCAGATGTAGACGTAGGCCTATTTGCCCTCGGCTGTAGTCAATGTATGAGCTGCACTTAGGTGTAATCCTGTGGTCACGTCTGTGACTGGTATTATTGCACAGGAGTGGTTTTCATCAGTCTTGTTTTGCAGAACACTACTTAGAAACTAATGCTAATTCTCAGCAGCGTTACCACAGCTGGTGACAACCTAGTTTTATGAAAACCAcacaaaagggaaaaaaaatccgGATGCAGTTCACCATAAAAATACATTCAGTTCATGAGGACTATAAAATAACAGATTTTATTTTCCTCTTTTGGACATGAAAACTGCAGGTTGTGTGGGGAGAGTTAACTTACCTTGTTCAATGTAACAGACCTTTTTCAGTCTTAGGAAAGAGACATACTCTGCCCAACTTTTCCTAATGCACATTTGTGTAAAGGCATTATTGTACTTCATGTGTCCTTATGTACCTAGCTTTGCCCTAACTTACTTCTGAAGAGTATTTCTGGCTCTGTGTAATTTTTGCTTGCCCCTTAACTCATAATTACTGTAATGCTTATCTCATGCTCTCGTCCTCTCTCACATACATGCGTAGACCGTATAATTACTTTCTGAAGTTAAATGAGAGGGCTCTTCTCTTGCCAACCAGTAAATGCTGACCTGAACTTAGCATAATGATGTGTCAAAGAGTGGGCTGATATGTCATCTTTTCAGAACTGCAGGGTTGCTTGAGAGTGTAGAGTGATGCTTTTTAATTTTGTGTCTTTAGATGTGGGAGGGCAGATGGCGTGTCATTCCCCATGATGTCCTCCCTGATTGGCTGAAGGATAATGACTTCCTGTTGCATGGGCACCGGCCACCCATGCCATCCTTCAGAGCCTGCTTCAAGAGCATCTTCAGAATCCACACGGAAACGGGCAACATTTGGACACATCTTCTGGGTACACACAACTTATTTACTTGCTATATGCATATTTtggatgaataaataatacatttaaattaaatataaatacacaGTAAGCACAGTAAGCGCTCCCCTCAGCATAGTCTGACTCTGTGCTGCCACCTAGAGAAATGTAAGCATACTTCACACAGCATGGGGAAAAGTAGGGGATGGGTGGAAGGTCATTCTAAACATAATAGACTCTTGACCTAGATAATGGTATTGATCATGAGGTGAGATGGTAATGTGCAGCTATTGATCATCTACACCTTTGGACTCGTGGTATATCTAAGCCATAATAGACAAAGGAGATTTGATGTTTGATGTTGGTCTACTAGTAACCGCAAAGCTTTCTGATGTGCTTTTGTGTTAAGTTCGATTTTTACTCTTTGtacttttaatacatttattgatTTGTAGTATCGACCTGTAGCAGGGAGGGGCCtctatataacatttaaaattataaaattaacGTTAACATTTATCTGCACATAGATTTTTACACTAAACATTGTTTCCCTTGTGTCTTTCAGGCTGTCTGTTCTTTCTCTGTCTTGGCATCGTGTACATGTTCAGACCCAATATGTCGTTCGTGGCACCATTTCAAGAGAAGATTGTCATCGGCATGTTCTTCCTGGGGGCCATTCTCTGCCTCTCCTTCTCCTGGCTCTTTCACACAGTCTACTGCCACTCGGAGGGAGTGTCCCGTGTCTTCTCAAAGTAAGAACACTCTCCAAACAGTCCTTTATTATAGGGTTGAAACTGTCATGGAAAACCAGAAATTATTAGGGAAGAACATTAGACCTATAGGTAACCGTTAattagattttctttaaaatgtaaagcgctttataaataaaatgcatcattattattattaataagatTCTGTTTTTTAATATTAGTTGATGCAGTTTgatcatttttatataatttattaattttggCTATTGGCAATAGTCCATTTTAGTCTATAATACATCAGTAATGTTATATGAtacattataatttattaaagtgATATTAGATTATAATATATGATTTTAATGGTAAAAAGGTTAATGTAAAGGtgaatcttaaagggttagttcaccctaaaatgaaaattagctcataatttactcaccctcaagtcatcctatgtgtatatgacattcttctttcagacaacaTTGACCTGgtttttccaagctttataatggcagagtgaattttgttttttaattctataaaatgtgttttttcatcatataactgcttcacgtggctccaggggttaataaaggctttctgaagcgatgtttttaagaaattatatccatatttaaaactttataaagtaaaatgtcTAGCTTCCGCCAGTTTGGGAAAATGCGTAATTGGTATGCAGTGGCCAGAGAGGCACTATACTTTTTCTGTGAGGTGAAGAAGTAGGTGTTctggtggaagctagatattttactttataaagttttaaatagatatttttcttacacaaacatgGCAGttagcttcagaaggcctttattaacccttcCTGAGCtgtgtgtggagcagttatataatggatagatgaaattttatggacttaaaaaacaaaattctCTGCCAGCttagaagagccaggacatatttaatataactcagattttattcgtctgaaagaagatggtcatacacacctagaataatttggggtgagtaaatcatggggaaattttcatttttgagtaaactgtccctttaatcAAGATTTAATTCTTTAAAAGTATTCAATTGTTTGTTTATGAAGGAAGTTTCTAACAGCTCCCACTCTCTCATTCACTCCTATCACAGGTTAGACTACTCGGGAATCGCGTTCCTGATCATGGGCAGTTTTGTACCTTGGCTGTATTACTCCTTTTACTGCTCCCCTCAGCCCTGTTTCATATACCTGATAGTGGTGTGTATTCTGGGGGTCGCTGCCATCACAGTCTCACAGTGTGATTTCTTCGCCACACCACAGTACCGTGGAGTCAGGGCCGGTAAGATGCTGTCTCATTCTGTTGTTTACTGACAGGTCttcttttgattattttttttaagtgggtTTAGCTGCTGTATGATCAGAGTACAGTTTACTTCGAATTCTGCCCTAACACACCATAACCTCTAGGAAGTGTTACAGGAGTTTCCAAGGCCAAAACATCTAAATGTTATGGTCTagaagtcaagtcacctttatatagtttatacagtacaaattgtttcaaagcagctttacagggaTAACAGGAAATGTATGCACTTTTTCAGttgttcagctgaagtcagttcagAGTTGATTCAGATCCATTGTACAGATCATTAATAGTTAATATAGGTCATTTCATCTATAAAGCAGTTTTTCTTCAAAACATTGTCGTTCAGTTTTCATACATCAGCGTCAGTACAGTCAGCTTCAGAATCGGTAGCATTTAAATATTCATCCAGTTCCTTTTGCTTGAAGATCTATTCATCACGCTGATATGGAGCCGAAGCTGGCCATAGGTTCTGTGCAGAGGACCTGTCTGGTTCTTGTGGTCTCTGCTGAGGATCTGTGCCGACGGTTATCGTGTCGACGAGGCCTTCACAGGGGGATTGTCTAGTAGACACTGTCTCTCTGACATTCAGGGCTGCGTTTTGGTCGTATCTAGGTGCGGGTCCACCATTTGACCTGGATGTGGACTGGATCCGGCTGACTACGGTAACCTCAGGATAAGGATGAGACAGACAGACTCGTTTTAGCATGGATACCATTCTTCTTAGGATGTAACAAGTAAATTGGACGTTATAGGAAGTGTTCCTGGTTCTAATTGACCTAATTtgtgcagcctaacaatcatatAACAGATTAACAATTTCTATTCAAATCAGTTTAGTGTATGTGAAGGactataatgcgttaagagctcgttcaagtaccggggagctagtAATTAGCAAGATTTTATAATGTATGTGATGTTTAATAGGAGCCAATACAGTGTTGATAGAACTGGGCTAATATTGGACATACTTCCTGTCtttagtaagaactctagctgctgtgTTTTgtactagctggagtttgtttatcaagcatgcagggcaaccacccagtaggcattacaataatctagccttgaggtcATGAATGCATGAACTAACTCTAATGCATTTGTCATTGAGAGCATGTGTTGCAATTTAGACTTAAAAATTGCAGTTTTACAGACACTAGAAATGTGACTTTCAAATGAGAGATTGTTATCAAAGATGATGAAGACTTCAAAGAGCAGCCAAAGTGTCAGATAGTATTCTAGGTTATTACGTGTGGaggtttttggtcagtttttttttttcgtcaGGGCATGAAGAAAATATATAGAGCTGTGTTTTTGTGGTCTCTGCAGAAGTAGCAATATTGCATTACTGGAAGTGTCTAGTAATGCAATATAAATAGTTAAATTAATACCTGCTGTCTTgtgtgtttcaggtgtgtttgtggGTCTGGGTCTCAGTGGAGTCGTTCCCACGCTGCACTTTATGATCACCGAGGGCTTCCTGAGGGCCACCACCATGGGTCAGATGGGCTGGCTGTTCCTCATGGCCGTCCTGTACATCACCGGAGCCTGCCTGTACGCCGCGCGCATACCTGAGAGATTCTTCCCCGGCAAGTGTGATATCTGGGTGAGTTGATGTCCCTGAAAGTTATACACAAGAGTTCATAATCCAGATGCCTTATATTTAAAGTTTAATCCGTACCTTGTCGTTATTTTGTTCTCTTTCAGTTCCACTCCCATCAGCTGTTCCATATCCTGGTAGTGGCAGGTGCATTTGTGCACTTTCATGGTGTGTCCAACCTGCAGGAGTTTCGCTACACAGCTGGCGGAGGCTGTACGGAGGAGGGTGGTGTGTGAGCCTTGTGTCCTGCGGTGCTTGAAACGCACCACTAGAGGGAGACAATGTTCTTCTTACCTTTGCCGCCAATAACAGCTCTGTTCCTCCTGCCCATCAGGGGTAAACCTAAGAGGACAGCACTGAATGACAGAGCTACCCaccttttataattataatttttctcTTTCCGTTTTTGTTTGTTCTCTATTTTGCcccattaaataaaatgcatcatgGGATAAGGTGGACACAGGTCAAGGATGGCAATTTGTGATTCCTTTGATCAAACATTTAGGAAGAGGAGACTTTTTTTTGGCTTGGTCTGTTGCTGTTCGATGGTCTATTGCTATTTTTTTCTTAGTACAAGAAAAATTGTTGAACagacaaaactaaaaaaaaaaacgtgtgaATATTTCTTGGGGTGGGCAGTTAGCCATTTTAAACTTTTTCATGTAAATAAGATTTCTAAAATTTGGGTTATATAGATTTGTACGAAAATAAagttataaaatgtttttaaaaaaatacattatatcaTTTCGTTTAACGGAGGGAAACAAGAGAAGTGTTATTCTAGGGTAAGAGACCAGATCAGTACAAAGCCACTGTTTAAGTGGACCGATAAAGTGTCAGGGGGAAGCGGCCTCCCAGATGCCTCAGTGTGCTATCATCCTAAACACGGCTGGTAAAAGCTATACAAAAATATGCACCTGTAGGACACCTGATGGAGCCGCCCTGATTCAGCGCTCACGTACTCCGCTGGCCTTCATATCTCCGTCAGTGCGGTTTCCTTCAACACTCAGAAGGCCTGGTTTTCCATCTTCAGttcctttctctctttctctctttgttCTGTCGTATTATTCATCTTGGATGTTGATTCAACctggtttggaaaaaaaaatagatgaGATTTGCTGTTGCTGAGTACATAAAATCATACTCAAGCAGTGCAAGGATATATTCATTGTGTAATGTTCTGTTTCACCATCTGTACgtgatataatttatttaagagTTTTCATGGAAACATTACGAGCTGTAATTTTCCACATTTAAACAAGGGCAatgtttgttttctcagagaTTTTTACattgatatttattttaattttaaaattaaaaaaaaattaaaacactcATTACAGTTGtggtttgtttttctttctacTCTGGTTCATTTATGCAGCACCAAATGAATGATTTGAACTGGTTACAACATTTAAATCaccatttttacattattttataataaacatttgACTAGTGCTTTCAAAAGTGTCTTTTCTCTGTCTGCTGCCTTTCATGTCACAGTTCAGGATATTTGCTAGACCTCAGCAGTCTCAATATTGTCATTATAACATTTTCCTGTCACTAGAGTAATGGGTCACATGACATTTGCAGCCCAGGTGATTGGCTCAAAACAACCGGGCAGAAGAACTGATACACCTGGAAAAGCTCTACTAAAGAGTTGGaaaaaattgctcaagaagcCTAACCAAAAAAAGTAAAACGTGAACACACTGTACCTGCATTTCTTAACACAACCTGCAAGAGTCATGCATGATATTTAACAACTagaacatttgcataaagcagtTATTCTGCATTTCAATAAATGCTCTGCACTGAAACAAAACAATATACGCTACACTTCAGTCTGGTGGTAAAAGCATATTTGTTTCCCTCAATCTTTCATGTTGATGACCCTTATGCATATCACAATAGTTCTGACTCCATGTCATTAGAGATGACATGAGTTCTAACAGAGAGATTTCTAATAAACCTTTGACCGTTCAACAAATGCACACTAAACTCATTGTTTATACTGTTTGGTCAACATATGAGTAGATTATATCGTCACTGCACATTAACCTGGCTTAGCATGACCTTAAATAAAGAAATTGACATCAGCTATCAGAAAATGTTGATTATTTCAAAGGGTTAACACTGTCTTTAAGCAAGGCACTTGACTTGAGGTTTGGTGGGCACTGACCCTCTCATATGTTTAAATAATTTGGAAAAGTAAATACCGAGTCTGGCTGGTAGGAGTGATCATTTGACTTCGCTCAGTCAGGAGCAAAATAAGCAATGATGAATTTGAAGTTGCTTCGAAGAATAGATATGATAGGATCATAGGCATGAAACTACTACACCCTCCTTGGGACTATATTCACTCCCCATCCTAGAACCAACTCCTCCTTATCAGCCAAAGTTGATATTtagcaaacactcacacatcttaaaatacatgtttttaaaaataaaataaaaagtactgTTGGCTTATAGTGCATCTGAAAGGCTGAAAATCAACTTTGTCTGCAACATTTAGATACCCTAGGTCTAGGAATTGAGCTCAAATTGCATTGCAAGTTTAAATCTTTCTTTGCTCTTGCCAAAATTATTTCCTATGGGAAAACAACATATAAACGGAGTGTAATTTAAAAATCCATAGAAACGATTCAGGAGTAAAAACATTTATCACGCTTCCACTCAAATATACCGCGTTGCGTGTCTTTTGCTCCGCCTTGTTCTCCTTATATGGTATAGAACGCACCCAATCGAGACGGAGTGcatttaggccacgcccacacaGGGAAGCCAACCCAAccctctccattgactttgtattgcgtgaaACTACCTCCTTGTCCTTTCTTGCTTCTGAGAAAAGAATAAACAATGCCTAAAAAGCAGTGATGGGGtgtacagcaaacaagctaaaaaaaaactgaattacaaTTTTCTTAGCTACCAAACCGTAAAATCCAGCCTTTAAGGAGACAAAGGTGGACACAGGCAATAAAAAGTGAAACATCAGCGGGAAGAAGGGGTTAATTTGTGGTATCCTCCTGACACTCATGCTTACGTGTGCCTCTCAGGTGTAATAGGGTGGTGAAATTATCCTTTGACAtggttaaaaaaagtaagttttttttaaaacgctCGTTTTATGGGGGttgacagcttataaaaacttgcGTTCTTGGTTTTTAGCTTGCTTGCTGTACACCCTGTCACATtgcagcttttagacattgttgtttttgttataactcagaaatgacaaggagtcagcttcacgcaatacaaagtAAACAGAGAGGGTTGGATTGTTTTCGCTTCCGGTGGGCGTGGTTCAGATTGTGACGCGTGTCGCTCTGTCTTATGTAAACAAACAGGCCTATGTTCTCCTCACGTGCGCGCCAGATTTGAAACGAGGAAGACAATATTTTAGTccaaaacatacttttttattcTCGCAAAGCAAACGACTCACTTCAGAAAACTTGGAATAACGTATAGGAGaatcatatggactactttgattgtGTTTTGGAGCTTGAGTCTTACAACGATCATTCCTCGTCCTTGTTTTTCCACGAAAGAAAACCTCATCGCAGTTAGAGCAACGTGAAGGTGAgtgtaaattacatttgtaaGATGCTGGACAGTTTGTATCAACAAAATGATTAAATAATGTGTGCGCCAGATCATGCTCCAAAGGCTAACATGTTTCTTGAAGCTTCGAAATGAATCTTATCAACCGCGCGCCGTTTCGCTGTCAATCTGTTttgataaaacatttgatagCCGCTAGGGGGAGTTCATCTTGTGAACCAAGAATCAGTTTGAACATGTTTTATCTTTTCTCTTTACGGTTTGTAGTTTTGTTTTAGTTCAAAAGACAAAAAAGGAGTGAATATTTAATCAACCACCAATTAGCCAGGTCCTCTTAAAAACACGCAAAACATGCAGTacaaatgaacaaaaagttATACATACGCTTCATATTTGCGTTAAATGATTATTTCATATAACATTTGCATTACACTGTTTTGACCAGCCGGTGTCGCCAGCACAGGGGTGATTCGACCTTCGACCGCTTAGAGTGAGTGAATCGTTTTTCAAAAGAATCGGTTCAATTGAATCGGGGTTTCGAGAATTGTCCAATCGCTACCACTGTCTATGATCGCTACATGCCTTATCATCTTCTCGAGAGTCTCTTCTGGAAGTCCAATTCAGTTCAGCGAGACGGTTCTTTCAAACTGGTTAACATAACggaatctttttttattatttatgaataAGTAGCCTATAATCATAGCCTACATTAATTTTTAATGGggatataaacatttataactacacatatttaaacaatgttgcACAAAGAAGAAATGAAGGAAACACTTGTCTGTGCAATCTAAATagctttctgttttttttttctttctcaaaaTGGCTTTAGAAAGACGGCagcatcattatttttatttttacacagagATTATAAGGTCTGTTAGTAAAATCTATAGACTTTAGTCatctttgttgcattatatgcTAACTGTGACAGTTCAAAATGGGGAAAAAACACTTCTTTTTCCCCAAGTATTAAATATATCTTAAT harbors:
- the adipor2 gene encoding adiponectin receptor protein 2, yielding MSPSADHRSDDPTQNRCLFARRVVHEKEETTEREDEEEEKSSDEGLLLQAHHAMERMEEFVHKMWEGRWRVIPHDVLPDWLKDNDFLLHGHRPPMPSFRACFKSIFRIHTETGNIWTHLLGCLFFLCLGIVYMFRPNMSFVAPFQEKIVIGMFFLGAILCLSFSWLFHTVYCHSEGVSRVFSKLDYSGIAFLIMGSFVPWLYYSFYCSPQPCFIYLIVVCILGVAAITVSQCDFFATPQYRGVRAGVFVGLGLSGVVPTLHFMITEGFLRATTMGQMGWLFLMAVLYITGACLYAARIPERFFPGKCDIWFHSHQLFHILVVAGAFVHFHGVSNLQEFRYTAGGGCTEEGGV